The region GATTCCTCTTTCTATACCTAATGTTACatccaaatgtttttatttataacatgGCTAAATGCAGGTCTCCACTTAACTTTTGCATTAGTTTGTTCAAGACTGAAAGGCCATTGTGGTTGAAACGTGTGAAGGGGGGGTGAGACTGGTGAGAGAGAAGATGGGAGGGAGATGAGGGTCAGATAAGTAGTTTTATGAAAGTCATGATAAGACGCTCAGATGATTCTAAGTGAGACAGGGAACCATCTAAATGAGGACTGATAgggtgtgttaaaaaaaaagaaaaatcaccctgGCTGTTAGGGAGAAGAACTACATGAGGCAAGAACAGAAGTAGACTAGAGGCTCTTAATAGTAATCCAGGCTATCAGACCAGAGTAAGTGAAGAAGTGAGAAGGGACAGATTCTGGATGtgttttacagataaaatttCCAGGACTTGGTGACAGACTGAATGTAGGCCCTAAGGGAAGCGACATTAAGGGCAAGCCCAGGCCCGATCAGCTATTCGTGCCACTGCAGTGACGGCCTTAGGTCTGTGTGATTCCTACTCTGTGCCTTTGCTGTACCCAGGGTGTAGCAGAGAAACTAAGGAAGAACAGGTTTACAGGGGAAAAATCAAAGTTCTGTCTACTCATATAACATTCCCAGATTGATGGGACTTTAAAAGTGCATTCAtggaatttttctaaaatactatTCAAATGACCATGCCAGAAGCATTCCAGACAGAAGCGTTTCCATGCTGTTTCAAGTAATAGACCTGAATCTCACCCCTCCTGTAACTTAACACCTATCCAAAGTCGTTGCTTGACAAAGCCTGGAACAGGTTTTATGTCAGGGTTTCTCAGCTTCTGCACTGTTGGCATTTTAGATGGGGTAATTCTTTGAGGGCCGTCTAgagcattgtaggatgtttagcagcatccctggcctacTAGATGCCAACAGCACCATCTCCCAGTTGTGAAACCAAAACTGTCTCAAGGTATCACCAGATGTCCCTGGGAGGCAAAATCCTTCCCAGTTAAGAACTACTGGTTTATACTAAGCAAAACTTTCTAGCATGTGCTGACAGTAACAAAACAACGTTTATTACCATTTATAAACCCTTTTATGCTACCAGAACCAATGCACaaattggttattttaaaaatctgctggtttgtaaaccataaaaataaatgccttGAATTTACCTTTAAGCGCTCAATAGTTATTTGATGTTGGGCATGGTCTTGAGTATGAATCTACTGATGGATTTCCAAGTTGTCATGGTATGTGATGCATTTCCTACCATTTTTAGTTTTAGGCATTTTTAAATGGCACAAAAATTGGATTCTGCTGTCATTCTTGCTTTTTATTGGTACATAAATTTGTCCACTCTCTTAAGATTTCTCAGCTGTACTTCATTTAATCTCATTTTGgctggagaggggctggggtTGCAACTAGCTTTTATTAAGTGTTCTTTCTTAATACAGTCAACCTAGCTGTCAAATAAAACCAGTCTTTTACACTCACAGTTCAAGGACTGctgaatatttaattaaattacataattaccTATGTAATACAAACAGATTCGGTGACTACTGCCGCTGTTTGTAAGCATACAGAGTTCATCGATGTGAGAGAAGCACATGGGGATATGAGAGcgctgcctcctccccagccttcaGTGCACCATGTCGTTAAGTCAGTATTCGGTTCCAGCCAGTTTTATCAGGTGGCAATTTGCACCAAACACTACGTATTCTACTTGTGTTACTTCTTTTATCCACAATCGTAAAATACAGATATGTTAATGAGAATACTAAAACATGGAGATGTGTCCTGCACTAGGTTACAtagctaataaataaaatggtcagGATGAAATCCCCGGCATTCTAACACGTGCTTTACCATTTCATCACAAGTCcaaagcctgggggtgggggtgggggtggggtggggggagtaatTCTCTACAGAGCACTAAGTTCCAGTCTAGTCACGATCACAAACTGTACCTTTGAAACTTGACCATATAGATAGATCAGGGACTCTGAAGCATCAAGTCCATGCATTTAGGACTAACCCCAATACTAcctgtattaatttcctattgctctggtaacaaattactacaaacttagtggcttaaaacaacacagctTACGGTTCTGTAGGCTAGAAGTCTGacacaggtctcactgggctaaaatcaagatgtcagcagggctgtgttcttttctggaggctctaggggagaatccatttccttaccTTTGCCAGCTTCTGGAGGGCCATCATAGTCTTTGGCTTGTGACTTAGCTTCccctccaccttcaaagccagtTTACAACTTATCTCCCTGACCAGTAACCATAGTCACATCCCTCTCTGACGATGAacttttctgcctccctcttgtaCTTTTAAgtacactgggcccacctggataatgcAGGATAACCTTCCTACCTTAATAAAATGATGCTGAGAGCCTTGGGGGCACAGCTCTGGACCAGTCCGTTCCTGTTCAGTTATATTAACTATatcatttttccccctgaaaaatGTATAgcattttataaggaaataaatcatGAGGTATTTCACTTTAAATTCTGAATCATTGGTGCCATCTATATAACACACTGAATTaacacaaattacattttaaaagtcatttataaGAGGTATTGGCTAAAAATGGCTATAGGAAATTACTCATTTTGTAATGTCAGTGAGATGGTCAAATAAATGTCAGTACAGTTATACAGAATCAATAGGTTTGgcacaaataattttttcagaTACAATGACGGCCTTATATACTTAATACTGTTAGAATTTAACCTCTGATATTTTTAATTCTGCAGTTTAGCTTCTGTAATAGATGTTTCCAATGACACTTTTCTCGGTAACTGAATTTCCTTTAGATTTTATGCCATGTGTTATGCATGTTTTGcccttgttatttttaaaaatgacgtATCTGAGGACTCACATTTGGTAGTAAAATACGAGTATCATATTACTCTTTGCTGAAGATCTAACAAATTCCAACAGGAAAGCAGTATAAAATTATTACTAAAAATCCAATGCTTAAAACTTGTCTTAGTTTGAATTTCCGAGAACAATACCAAGGACGGAGATGCAGGTGATTTCTTTGGGaaataatctcaggaaacagagggagggagtggggggggagagagggggaatgAGTGTTATCTTACTGAGCTGGTTACTGTGGACAGCTGGTACTGAGCTCCTCTGAGGAACTATGTGCCTCAGAACTGTCCCTTTGAAGACAACTGGGGCCTTTATCCACCAGATTACCTCCTCTGTTGGTAACTATATCTGTGTTAATGGGCATTTTCACAAAgtcctaaattttaaaagtttgatttgTAGGAGAAATCCCTAATGACTGAATTGCTTATTAAAACTGTCCTCAAAGTCAATGTAAATGGATCAACTGTATAATTACAGATAATTAGATATATTGGAGTCCTTTAGTCTTGAATAGTTTTAGATATATATGATCAGTCTCACCAAACTCCACATACAGGTTCTAACATAGCAGTTTGTATTTGTTACAGAATGTATTTGATACTCAATACTATAATAACCAAATTCAAAACACTGaacaaaaaatagtaattttcatGAAAGCTTTCTTTTAGGACTCCTCCTGAATGTGCTATTTTAAATGACTAAAGGATGTTAAAGGGATTGTTTGGCTAGAACTATCATTCCCTCCTTTATAGGTCATGTTCATCCAGACTAGCCAGACAATGGCTTTATTTCTGACCTGTCCTTCCAAGGTTGTTACCCTGTGTGTGGGATAGGCAATGAATTGTCCtgttccctgatttttttttttaaagattttatttatttgagagagagagaacgagagatagagagcacgagagggaagagggtccgagggagaagcagactccctgctgagcagggagcccgatgtgggacttgatcccggaactccaggatcatgacctgagccaaaggcagtcacttaaccaactgagccacccaggcgcccgagatttttaagtttttacctaATATATACATTTACTGGAAAACACTGAATCGAAAGCAGTCACAGTGGTCACTGTCATTACTGCCTCAACTTAAGCTGCTCTAAGACTGCCACTTCCTTTAAAATTAACTACACTTGAATTCCAAAATAAGCTATGAATAAACCTTCATGATTTATAAAGGTGGTAAGttcaacaataaattaaaaaggcagTATTAATAAACACCATTTAGTGACCATCTTATATGCTTGGCCCATTGTTCAGTCACAAACCTGTGAGGTAGACAGAATCTTCTTACAGATACAGGAACTGGATAGcaaaggctaagtaacttgctaGGCACCACAGAGCTAGTAAATGTTGGAATGGAGATTTGAAGCCTAGTAGGTCTCATTCCAACTGTTTCTccactaacattaaaaaaaacatttgagtATGTtctaatgtttccatttttactttaaaaattatcaagacTTTAAGAAATCTAAACAGTGAAATTTTGTTGTCTTtggtataaaatatttcaaaactagcATTTGAATAGTCATATAAAACAttactgcaggggcacctgggtggctcagtcgttaagcgtctgcctttggctcaggtcatgatcccagggtcctgggatcgagccccgcatcgggctccgtgctcagcgggaagcctgcttctccctctcccactccccctgcttgtgtttcctctctcgctgtctgtcaaataaataaataaaacctaaaaaaaaaaaaaaaaccaccactgcagtgattaataaaataagataaacaataaacaaatttgacatccatttttaatttattttaagtaaaaggttaattatttaaaacttcaGGTTTCTGAACTTAAAGCAGCTCCCTGATctgacagaaaacaagaaaaaggtaTCATTTACAGATAGATCAatcaaaagacatttaaaataatcgAATGAGGAAGACTTAACTTGAAGAGTTGGAAGATTAAGGATACTTCTCtacatcttttaatttatttcctacCGTCTGTCACAGGAGATGAGTATGATGTATGTGCCATTTGTTTGGATGAATATGAAGACGGAGACAAGCTCAGAATCCTTCCTTGTTCCCATGGTATGAATAATTACACACTGCTTTgaatttatgtataatttatatgtagGCTCAATATTAGAGGAGACAAAAGAGTTACTAGCATACTGTGAGCCAGGTCTTGTAGTAATTAGTGGTGTCATTAAAGGATGGaggtatatttataaaaatttacaaatttttttgtCCCTACATGATACATATAGAAGAACATGAATAAAAAACATGGTAAGAAACTAAAAATGTAACGTTCTCAACCGCAGTATATTATCTAAAAGATGTGTATCTTGCTTCAACAGCTTACCACTGCAAGTGTGTAGACCCCTGGCTAACTAAAACCAAAAAAACGTGTCCCGTCTGCAAGCAAAAAGTTGTTCCTTCTCAAGGCGATTCAGACTCTGACACAGACAGTagtcaagaagaaaatgaagtgtCAGAACATACCCCTTTACTTAGACCTTTGGCTTCTGTCAGCACCCAGTCATTTGGGGCTTTGTCGGAGTCCCGCTCACATCAGAACATGACAGAATCTTCAGACTATGAAGATGACGACAATGAAGATACCGACAGTAGTGATGCAGAAAACGAAATTAATGCACATAGTGTTGTAGTCCAACTGCAGCCTAATGGTGAACGGGATTACAACATAGCAAATACTGTTTGACCTTCAGAGGGTGATTGGGTTATTTCCTAACAAATGTTTGagtatataatttgatttttctgcTCCCTTCAGAGATTCCTGTAGAGATAACTTATTTTTTAGTATTCTACAGTTTAATCAGATTACTGAAACAGGTGTTTTTGATCTGGCATTTATCTGCAGGAGTGTACTTCATTTCACTGGTAACTAGTAATAGGCTGGTGCTGTAACTCAAGCATCAAATCAACTCTTCTTTTGGAATGAAACATaggccaaaatattttttaaaaattcctcagtATAGCTTGCAATTAAGACCAAGATCACAGTATGCCAAATGTTTCGTGTTTTACACACAAGGTCAGTGCTGTGGCCATGTAGCATGAGCTAAGCCAACTCCCATTTGCATAAAGTTTACCTAGAGTTGTTGAGTTGGAATATATTTGTTCTGGAATAGATTTGTCCCCTAAATTGTCACCTCTCATGAGAGATGGCAATTTAGCATTTTTCCTTCTATCAGCACCACAAAGAAAACTCAGAgctgtctttttcctttctattcccaAGTAGTCTTATCCTGATAGGAATGGTCTATACTAGTGCAGAtttcatagggttttttttttctctcagagttTTAAATACTATATAGTGTTATGTATGAATTTGATTCATCAGCTAAAGTAACATGTCTCTGGACTTAACTTACTGAATTTCAGTATCCTTAAGGGTTTTGTGTTATgatcaaagcaaaaagaaaatgctgtaTAAAATACCAAACTTCAGCAACTGTTAATACTCAGATCATATACCTCTTAACAAAGAGCATCTTATGCTAATTAGCCCTGCTAAACTATGTATAGAGGAAATTGTTCAAGTATTGGATTTGAAAATAATTGCTTATGTTTAacagaactaatgatgtatttaaaCAATGTATTATGAAGAGTTAAATTATATTATACATCATTGTAACTATGTAGAAAATATAGACTTATGTATAATCAAAATGCTAAGAGTTTTTATATGGCCTTGTATGAAGGGAGTTTGAATGTTAATAAACACGTTTTCCACTTTAAGAACTGGCAAAATATTTGTTCTGCTGTACTACTACCCAGATTAGCCTCATTTATAGGCACATATAGGTATATGCTGTAAATACTTTTATAGCACATATAGTGCTATAAAGGTATAATAATTAAGGTAATGTAGGTCATATAAAACCACCACCTTAGAATTTTATACAAGGTAACTGAGTGCTTACAACCAATTAGGTAATCCCCCAAAAGTTAAAACTGCAGCCAAAATCCCAACAATAATGTACATTGTGGTACCCTGGTGTAATTATGGTACATCCTTACAGCAGACTTCTATACAGCCTTGAAAGAATAAAGTTAATATCCAGATAGTGCTATACTGACTGGGAATTTTTTAGTTAACAAAAGCATATTAGAGAATAGTTAAGTACATGATGTATAGGAGTCTGCCtgttgtaaaaagagaaaaaatttatttttaaaagaaatttaacacTATTGAGGAATTTtactttctgaaaaaaatcttataatcCATCAAAAAAGGTATTacacttaagaaaataaaggttGAATTCAGTATCCACTGTCTGATACCAGGttgtcccctcccccaacctccttATAAAAATCACACAGGCCCTGAGAAACAGGTCATCAGTTTACTATGGTAGGGAAGGCAGACTCTGGAATTGGATGTACTTACACAGCCCTAACCTTTGCAAACTGGGTGGTCATTTGTACAATTTCATTTAACCTAAGGTAGGGTATGAAGACAGAAACACTCAGTACTTGCCACGTAAATACACAGTAATAGCTTTTATAATTAAGGTAAATAATTAAACACATCATActaaacccattttttttttaaagagcaaagtTAAAGGTCACTATAACACGTATTAAATGTTGTATCTCCTCAGTCCTCAATCTATAAATCAGATCAAGGACTTGagttcctttaaaatttaagtattagTTTTTCTGAGGGCAAAAattgccccccctttttaaacTCGAACTGTTACTTTtagttgtgtttaaaaaaaaaaaaaaaatcccatatatatgtgtgtatatatatataaatatattatgtcGACAACACTAATATTCAgttgaaatcttttataatttctacaTGGTGTAACTATACAGTTTTTTAAACagaacattaataaaattaaaatctaatttccattaaaaatactTCCCTAATTTAAAACCTTTGATATGAAAGTAGTCACATGGAAACTTACCCCAGAGATGAATTTATCTTGATATTTTGCCTTCAGAAATACCTatgtaaatacatgtatattattATACACTATGTATTTATACTGTATGCAACATCTGTTCATTACCtcattatttgacatttattggTGAGCATTTCTCATGTTATTCAATGACTATTTATTCTCTAGACATACAATAATTCATTCAACCCATAATCCTCAAAATTAAATCTTGTAGTGTTTCCAAGTTTAGGTATTTTAAGTAATGTGGTATGATCCATTCTGGTATGCACATGTGTTTAAGCCCCATTTCCTTAGGTTAAATTGCTAGAACTAAGTATAAAACAGTTACCTACATATTTTTACTTAAGTGTTTTTTGTGGGTAGGGGGCCAATGGCTAGTTTCATTTAATTCATAAAACCACTAGTGTTATAGTTGCCCTCTACCATCTTCTACTCCCCTATCCACACTCCCAAACACACACTTTTCAACTTAAGAGGTTCCTTAGGCCTTCACAAATTTGGTCACTGCTTTCCTAATCAGTTACCCCTAACAGTTCTTTACAGCTGAAGTGTGAATGTATATTACTGTAAAATCTCAATCATCACAACCCAACCACTAAATTTTCATTTGACCAACCTTTTATTCGTAACTGGGTTCTTAACAGGTCAGGaagttgaagttttttttttcaatttcgaAGGTATGGCCAACTACCAAAGTAGCCCCAAATTCCTTATCTTCCATACTTTTACATCCCTGTCCGTACTAATTCAGAACTAATGCCTGACAACACTGTCAAAAAAATGTTATGCACAGTGTATTTTAATAAGGTGGAGATTCCCATTCCCTAACCCACTGTTTCTCAAAGGGTAGCATATAGACCACTTAAAGTGAATCAGACTGACTGACCTGATTATTTCTAAAGGGACTTCTGGAGCTTATGGAATTCCATCTTCTAGGGTGAAAATCCAGAGCCCAGAATCTGCATTACAACCAGCTCCCCAGTTTTGCTTAGACCCACCAACTTTTGAGCACTCCTGCTCCAAGCTTCTGCCTCACAGTTCATAAAGAGTATTAAACTAACATTTACTAAACTTGAATATATCCCTGAGACCTTATGACCTCTAGAATTAAACTTGACTCTTACATAGAGCTAATAGGTCACTCCAGAGAAACTGCAGAAATATCCTACTTTTCTTACATGCTGCCTAAGGAACATCTTCTCTTATGTGAGAGTCCCCAGCTGTTGACTTCAGCATGCCAATATAGCTTCCAAATCTAAAGTCACAGGACAGTTCAACACAGAAGAATCCCACAATGCAGAAACCCTTCTTGGTATTGGGCTCCTTATTGCTCACTAGATTTCACAGCTAGAGACCAGctacaagagaaaataatttctagtgGGTAAGTCCAGTTTTCCTCTCACAAGCCCAAAGATGAGcccaaaatgacttttaaaagccttttaaaaaaaacagaaaaagcccattaaaaagaaattcccaAGCACTcgtttttatttataatactaCAGGATATGGAGTAGGCATGAGctcaattttaagaatttatgcTTACAACAGAGTCTGGCCTATTCTGTATAGGGCTATTCTGTATAGTCAATGTGTCAAAATCAACTGTGACAGTAAAACAATTTACATAAACAACAGGAGTCTAGAGTATTTGGTtggaataaatttattt is a window of Zalophus californianus isolate mZalCal1 chromosome 1, mZalCal1.pri.v2, whole genome shotgun sequence DNA encoding:
- the RNF13 gene encoding E3 ubiquitin-protein ligase RNF13 isoform X5; this encodes MLTLMTSLAWDPTTVSTVDVLKKIDIPSVFIGESSANSLKDEFTYEKGGHIILVPEFSLPLEYYLIPFLIIVGICLILIVIFMITKFVQDRHRARRNRLRKDQLKKLPVHKFKKGDEYDVCAICLDEYEDGDKLRILPCSHAYHCKCVDPWLTKTKKTCPVCKQKVVPSQGDSDSDTDSSQEENEVSEHTPLLRPLASVSTQSFGALSESRSHQNMTESSDYEDDDNEDTDSSDAENEINAHSVVVQLQPNGERDYNIANTV